A window from Acinonyx jubatus isolate Ajub_Pintada_27869175 chromosome E1, VMU_Ajub_asm_v1.0, whole genome shotgun sequence encodes these proteins:
- the NEK8 gene encoding serine/threonine-protein kinase Nek8 isoform X6 produces the protein MEKYERIRVVGRGAFGIVHLCLRKADQKLVIIKQIPVEQMTKEERQAAQNECQVLKLLNHPNVIEYYENFLEDKALMIAMEYAPGGTLAEFIQKRCNSLLEEETILHFFVQILLALHHVHTHLILHRDLKTQNILLDKHRMVVKIGDFGISKILSSKSKAYTVVGTPCYISPELCEGKPYNQKSDIWALGCVLYELASLKRAFEAANLPALVLKIMSGTFAPISDRYSPELRQLVLSLLSLEPSQRPPLSHIMAQPLCIRALLNLHTDLGSIRMRRAEKSLVPGPPMAPGSTGSRTTGARCRGIPRGPARPAIPPPLSAVYAWGGGLSAPLRLPMLNTEVVQVAAGRTQKAGVTRSGRLILWEAPPLGAGGGALLPGAVEQPQPQFVSRFLEGQSGVTIKHVACGDLFTACLTDRGIIMTFGSGSNGCLGHGSLNDISQPTIVEALLGYEMVQVACGASHVLALSTERELFAWGRGDGGRLGLGTRESHSCPQQVSIPPGQEAQRVVCGIDSSMILTVPGRALACGSNRFNKLGLDHCSLGEEPAPDQQVEEALSFTPLGSAPLDQEPLLSVDLGTAHSAAVTASGDCYTFGSNQHGQLGTNARRVSRAPCQVRGLQNIKTAMVACGDAFTVAIGAEGEVYSWGKGARGRLGRRDEDAGLPRPVQLDETHPYTVTSVSCCHGNTLLAVRPVTDEPIPP, from the exons ATGGAGAAGTACGAGCGGATCCGAGTGGTGGGGAGAGGTGCTTTCGG GATTGTGCACCTGTGCCTGCGCAAGGCTGACCAGAAGCTGGTGATCATCAAGCAGATCCCAGTGGAGCAGATGACCAAGGAAGAGCGGCAGGCAGCCCAAAATGAGTGCCAGGTCCTCAAGCTACTCAATCACCCCAACGTCATTGAGTACTATGAGAACTTCCTGGAGGACAAGGCCCTCATGATTGCCATGGAATACGCACCAG GTGGCACCCTGGCTGAGTTCATCCAAAAACGCTGTAACTCCCTGCTGGAGGAGGAGACCATCCTGCACTTCTTTGTGCAGATCCTGCTCGCGCTCCATCACGTGCACACCCATCTCATCCTGCACCGGGACCTTAAGACTCAAAACATCCTTCTTGACAAACACCGCATGGTTGTCAAGATCGGGGACTTCGGCATCTCCAAGATCCTTAGCAGCAAGAGCAAGGCCTACACG GTGGTGGGCACTCCGTGCTACATCTCCCCTGAACTGTGTGAGGGCAAGCCTTACAACCAGAAGAGTGACATCTGGGCCCTGGGCTGTGTCCTCTATGAACTGGCCAGTCTCAAGAGGGCTTTTGAAGCTGCG AACCTGCCAGCGCTGGTGCTGAAGATCATGAGTGGCACCTTTGCACCTATCTCTGACCGGTACAGCCCTGAGCTGCGCCAGCTCGTCCTCAGtctgctcagcctggagccctcACAGCGGCCACCACTCAGCCACATCATGGCACAGCCACTCTGCATCCGCGCCCTCCTCAACCTCCACACCGACCTGGGGAGCATCCGCATGAGGAG GGCAGAGAAGTCCCTGGTCCCAGGGCCACCCATGGCCCCCGGCAGCACAGGGAGCAGGACCACAGGCGCCCGCTGCAGGG GTATACCCCGGGGACCCGCACGGCCGGCCATTCCGCCACCGCTGTCGGCGGTCTACGCGTGGGGCGGTGGGCTCAGCGCCCCGCTGCGGCTGCCGATGCTCAACACAGAGGTGGTCCAGGTGGCAGCTGGGCGCACGCAGAAGGCGGGCGTCACGCGCTCGGGGCGCCTTATCCTCTGGGAG GCCCCGCCCCTAGGCGCCGGAGGGGGCGCGCTCCTGCCCGGGGCCGTGGAGCAGCCGCAGCCCCAGTTCGTCTCCCGTTTCCTGGAGGGCCAGTCGGGCGTGACTATCAAACATGTGGCCTGCGGGGACCTCTTCACAGCCTGCCTGACCG ACCGAGGTATCATCATGACCTTTGGCAGTGGCAGTAACGGGTGCCTAGGCCATGGCAGCCTCAATGACATCAGCCAG ccCACCATTGTGGAGGCGCTGCTGGGCTATGAGATGGTGCAGGTGGCCTGTGGGGCCTCTCACGTGCTGGCCCTGTCCACAGAGCGAGAACTATTTGCGTGGGGCCGCGGAGATGGTG GCCGGCTAGGACTGGGCACCAGGGAGTCCCACAGCTGTCCCCAGCAGGTATCCATACCCCCAGGACAGGAAGCCCAGCGGGTTGTATGTGGCATTGACTCCTCCATGATCCTCACCGTGCCTGGCCGAGCCCTGGCTTGTGGGAGTAACAG GTTCAACAAACTGGGCCTGGATCACTGCTCCCTGGGGGAGGAGCCTGCCCCCGACCAACAGGTAGAGGAGGCCCTGAGCTTCACACCACTAGGTTCCGCACCCCTGGACCAGGAGCCCCTGCTGAGTGTGGACCTGGGCACTGCTCATTCAGCTGCCGTCACTG ccTCTGGTGACTGCTACACTTTTGGCAGCAATCAGCATGGGCAGTTGGGCACCAATGCCCGCCGGGTCAGCCGGGCACCTTGTCAAGTCCGAGGCCTGCAGAACATCAAGACAGCGATGGTGGCCTGTGGGGATGCCTTCACTGTAGCCATTGGGGCAG AAGGCGAAGTGTACTCTTGGGGCAAAGGGGCCCGAGGTCGACTGGGAAGAAGGGATGAGGATGCTGGACTCCCTCGGCCAGTGCAGCTGGATGAGACGCACCCTTACACAGTGACTTCTGTGTCCTGTTGCCATGGAAACACTCTGCTGGCCGTTCGCC CGGTTACGGATGAGCCAATCCCACCCTGA
- the NEK8 gene encoding serine/threonine-protein kinase Nek8 isoform X5, with the protein MEKYERIRVVGRGAFGIVHLCLRKADQKLVIIKQIPVEQMTKEERQAAQNECQVLKLLNHPNVIEYYENFLEDKALMIAMEYAPGGTLAEFIQKRCNSLLEEETILHFFVQILLALHHVHTHLILHRDLKTQNILLDKHRMVVKIGDFGISKILSSKSKAYTVVGTPCYISPELCEGKPYNQKSDIWALGCVLYELASLKRAFEAANLPALVLKIMSGTFAPISDRYSPELRQLVLSLLSLEPSQRPPLSHIMAQPLCIRALLNLHTDLGSIRMRRAEKSLVPGPPMAPGSTGSRTTGARCRGIPRGPARPAIPPPLSAVYAWGGGLSAPLRLPMLNTEVVQVAAGRTQKAGVTRSGRLILWEAPPLGAGGGALLPGAVEQPQPQFVSRFLEGQSGVTIKHVACGDLFTACLTAFSCSSNPWTGLSGKPAQPLSPFSFLTTPHSPDRGIIMTFGSGSNGCLGHGSLNDISQPTIVEALLGYEMVQVACGASHVLALSTERELFAWGRGDGGRLGLGTRESHSCPQQVSIPPGQEAQRVVCGIDSSMILTVPGRALACGSNRFNKLGLDHCSLGEEPAPDQQVEEALSFTPLGSAPLDQEPLLSVDLGTAHSAAVTASGDCYTFGSNQHGQLGTNARRVSRAPCQVRGLQNIKTAMVACGDAFTVAIGAEGEVYSWGKGARGRLGRRDEDAGLPRPVQLDETHPYTVTSVSCCHGNTLLAVRPVTDEPIPP; encoded by the exons ATGGAGAAGTACGAGCGGATCCGAGTGGTGGGGAGAGGTGCTTTCGG GATTGTGCACCTGTGCCTGCGCAAGGCTGACCAGAAGCTGGTGATCATCAAGCAGATCCCAGTGGAGCAGATGACCAAGGAAGAGCGGCAGGCAGCCCAAAATGAGTGCCAGGTCCTCAAGCTACTCAATCACCCCAACGTCATTGAGTACTATGAGAACTTCCTGGAGGACAAGGCCCTCATGATTGCCATGGAATACGCACCAG GTGGCACCCTGGCTGAGTTCATCCAAAAACGCTGTAACTCCCTGCTGGAGGAGGAGACCATCCTGCACTTCTTTGTGCAGATCCTGCTCGCGCTCCATCACGTGCACACCCATCTCATCCTGCACCGGGACCTTAAGACTCAAAACATCCTTCTTGACAAACACCGCATGGTTGTCAAGATCGGGGACTTCGGCATCTCCAAGATCCTTAGCAGCAAGAGCAAGGCCTACACG GTGGTGGGCACTCCGTGCTACATCTCCCCTGAACTGTGTGAGGGCAAGCCTTACAACCAGAAGAGTGACATCTGGGCCCTGGGCTGTGTCCTCTATGAACTGGCCAGTCTCAAGAGGGCTTTTGAAGCTGCG AACCTGCCAGCGCTGGTGCTGAAGATCATGAGTGGCACCTTTGCACCTATCTCTGACCGGTACAGCCCTGAGCTGCGCCAGCTCGTCCTCAGtctgctcagcctggagccctcACAGCGGCCACCACTCAGCCACATCATGGCACAGCCACTCTGCATCCGCGCCCTCCTCAACCTCCACACCGACCTGGGGAGCATCCGCATGAGGAG GGCAGAGAAGTCCCTGGTCCCAGGGCCACCCATGGCCCCCGGCAGCACAGGGAGCAGGACCACAGGCGCCCGCTGCAGGG GTATACCCCGGGGACCCGCACGGCCGGCCATTCCGCCACCGCTGTCGGCGGTCTACGCGTGGGGCGGTGGGCTCAGCGCCCCGCTGCGGCTGCCGATGCTCAACACAGAGGTGGTCCAGGTGGCAGCTGGGCGCACGCAGAAGGCGGGCGTCACGCGCTCGGGGCGCCTTATCCTCTGGGAG GCCCCGCCCCTAGGCGCCGGAGGGGGCGCGCTCCTGCCCGGGGCCGTGGAGCAGCCGCAGCCCCAGTTCGTCTCCCGTTTCCTGGAGGGCCAGTCGGGCGTGACTATCAAACATGTGGCCTGCGGGGACCTCTTCACAGCCTGCCTGACCG CTTTTTCTTGCTCCTCCAACCCATGGACTGGCTTATCTGGAAAACCAGCccaacctctctctcccttctcgttcctcaccaccccccactcTCCAGACCGAGGTATCATCATGACCTTTGGCAGTGGCAGTAACGGGTGCCTAGGCCATGGCAGCCTCAATGACATCAGCCAG ccCACCATTGTGGAGGCGCTGCTGGGCTATGAGATGGTGCAGGTGGCCTGTGGGGCCTCTCACGTGCTGGCCCTGTCCACAGAGCGAGAACTATTTGCGTGGGGCCGCGGAGATGGTG GCCGGCTAGGACTGGGCACCAGGGAGTCCCACAGCTGTCCCCAGCAGGTATCCATACCCCCAGGACAGGAAGCCCAGCGGGTTGTATGTGGCATTGACTCCTCCATGATCCTCACCGTGCCTGGCCGAGCCCTGGCTTGTGGGAGTAACAG GTTCAACAAACTGGGCCTGGATCACTGCTCCCTGGGGGAGGAGCCTGCCCCCGACCAACAGGTAGAGGAGGCCCTGAGCTTCACACCACTAGGTTCCGCACCCCTGGACCAGGAGCCCCTGCTGAGTGTGGACCTGGGCACTGCTCATTCAGCTGCCGTCACTG ccTCTGGTGACTGCTACACTTTTGGCAGCAATCAGCATGGGCAGTTGGGCACCAATGCCCGCCGGGTCAGCCGGGCACCTTGTCAAGTCCGAGGCCTGCAGAACATCAAGACAGCGATGGTGGCCTGTGGGGATGCCTTCACTGTAGCCATTGGGGCAG AAGGCGAAGTGTACTCTTGGGGCAAAGGGGCCCGAGGTCGACTGGGAAGAAGGGATGAGGATGCTGGACTCCCTCGGCCAGTGCAGCTGGATGAGACGCACCCTTACACAGTGACTTCTGTGTCCTGTTGCCATGGAAACACTCTGCTGGCCGTTCGCC CGGTTACGGATGAGCCAATCCCACCCTGA